One Setaria viridis chromosome 7, Setaria_viridis_v4.0, whole genome shotgun sequence genomic region harbors:
- the LOC117862851 gene encoding mitochondrial inner membrane protease ATP23 has protein sequence MAEGQGGAGGAAGVRAEAESSSERRTQPAMSREDCVAGIRSALKHPTVRFLREQMEKAGCKVFPSLILAANCSSAGGYGSGEGIKVCCNHMTLQDEINQVIIHEMIHAYDDCVGKNMDWKNCAHHACSEIRANHLSGDCHYKRELLRGFMKIRGHEQDCVRRRALMSLKNNPYCSEAAAKDAIEAVWNICYNDTRPFDRAP, from the exons atggCGGAGGGgcagggcggcgccggcggcgcggcgggtgtCCGCGCGGAGGCCGAGTCCTCCTCCGAGCGGCGAACCCAGCCCGCCATGTCGCGCGAGGACTGCGTCGCGGGCATCCGTTCGGCGCTCAAAC ATCCGACGGTGCGGTTCCTGAGGGAGCAGATGGAGAAGGCCGGCTGTAAGGTCTTTCCGAGCCTCATCCTGGCGGCCAACTGCTCCAGCGCCGGCGGCTACGGCAGCGGGGAAGGG ATAAAAGTGTGCTGCAATCACATGACACTTCAAGATGAGATAAATCAGGTTATTATTCATGAAATGATTCATGCTTATGATGACTGCGTTGGCAAGAATATGGACTGGAAGAATTGTGCTCACCATGCTTGCTCCGAG ATTCGAGCCAATCACCTTAGTGGTGATTGCCATTACAAACGTGAATTGTTGCGTGGTTTCATGAAGATAAGGGGTCATGAGCAA GATTGTGTCAGAAGGCGGGCTCTGATGTCTCTCAAGAACAACCCATACTGTTCCGAGGCCGCTGCAAAAGATGCAATTGAAGCTGTATGGAATATATGCTACAATGACACGCGCCCATTCGATAGAGCTCCATAG
- the LOC117864121 gene encoding SWI/SNF complex subunit SWI3A-like isoform 1 (isoform 1 is encoded by transcript variant 1) — translation MAKKSKAPAAVAAAEAAADEMGVSSPQGSAHGSEGSGEKEGAFLLGQPTWEDAGGGRWRCAETGHELPEREKEAYARSRACRLALIDHAVARKKPPLNAFKPHPEHKSKLVCNITGDTINKSEEHIWKHINGKRFLNKLEKLEEQMVSGEKANEETAKSNEVAKKGKSSKKDKKGKKKTNVASPSLPREPKPEMDDSDDPEFWMPPVGSRWDDDDGKDRWESSPGKNEGGSDDGGGGDNDDDNSEDMADKDDAESRVLASSRTKRMSLEAVGPSSFASRKKKPKKEQ, via the exons ATGGCGAAGAAGAGCAAGGCCccggctgccgtcgccgccgcggaggctgCGGCGGATGAGATGGGCGTCTCGAGTCCCCAGGGCTCCGCCCACGGCAGCGAGGGCAGCGGGGAGAAGGAGGGCGCCTTCCTTCTGGGCCAGCCGACCTGGGAGGACGCcggtggcgggcggtggcgTTGCGCGGAGACGGGGCACGAACTGCCGGAGCGGGAGAAGGAGGCGTACGCGCGGTCCCGCGCCTGCCGCCTCGCGCTCATCGACCACGCTGTCGCGCGCAAGAAGCCGCCGCTCAACGCCTTCAAGCCCCACCCCGAGCACAA ATCGAAGCTGGTATGCAACATTACAGGGGATACAATCAACAAGTCGGAGGAGCATATATGGAAGCACATCAACGGGAAGAGATTTCTTAACAAGCTAG AAAAGCTAGAAGAACAGATGGTTTCTGGTGAGAAGGCTAATGAAGAAACTGCAAAGTCAAATGAAGTGGCAAAGAAGGGCAAGTCAAGCAAGAAGGACAAGAAGGGCAAGAAGAAAACTAATGTTGCCAGTCCTTCTTTGCCACGAGAACCTAAACCAGAGATGGATGATTCGGATGATCCAGAATTTTGGATGCCTCCTGTCGGAAGTCGctgggatgatgatgatgggaaAGACAGATGGGAGTCCTCACCGGGGAAGAATGAAGGCGGTTCTG atgatggtggtggtggtgataaTGATGATGACAACAGTGAGGATATGGCTGACAAGGATGATGCTGAATCAAGGGTACTTGCTTCAAG CAGGACAAAGCGAATGTCACTAGAAGCAGTCGGGCCAAGTAGCTTCGCTTCAAGGAAGAAAAAACCCAAGAAGGAGCAGTAA
- the LOC129388413 gene encoding RSC chromatin remodeling complex subunit RSC8, with amino-acid sequence MSPPAAGAAATSGDGPPSSPRELYTIPASSGWFRWDGIHETERRALPEFFGGAGGAGFGTATRNPRIYREYRDFIIARYREDPARRLTFTEVRRALVGDVTLLRKLFAFLDASGLINFSASSSSSGTASRQQEVGVVVEAPVGLQVTPRPPASYFAEEKRGGAGEERENGFRLPPLTSYSDVFGEWTPGKVPICGFCGEECNDEKFETLQDGFKVCSKCSKSNNDNKGEGNKCPGDKKESVDNHASSAWTDAETLLLLEGVLKHGDDWDLIAQHVRTKNKSECIARLIQLPFGEHMLGTINGKSVSRLHMNQATDGKMNQHITKESSSHSTEMVDGMQIDGNEDSADKSVEEHPPTKRRRLFSSMDATASLMEKLALLTTSSSPDVVAAAADAAIKALGNENPEARKAFRLSEREFKTKAFASNHAQQIDHKVGNKDVEMHGRTGSDKKQEKKFIANAYQVRAAVATAIGVAAARAKMLADQEEREMELLMASIIETQLRKMQYKIKHYEELESVMEQEHATTQQVKGSLVNEWLKVLEQAFRTGVSLPRDELLIKLFLNQSTA; translated from the exons atgtcgccgccggcggccggcgcggccgccacctccggcgacggaccgccgtcgtcgccgcgagAGCTCTACACCATCCCGGCCTCATCCG GTTGGTTCCGGTGGGACGGGATCCACGAGACGGAGCGCCGCGCGCTGCCGGAGTTCttcggcggggccggcggcgccgggttcGGGACGGCGACGCGCAACCCGCGGATCTACCGCGAGTACCGCGACTTCATCATCGCCAGGTACCGCGAGGACCCTGCGCGCCGCCTCACCTTCACCGAGGTCCGCAGGGCGCTCGTCGGGGACGTCACGCTCCTCCGGAAGCTCTTCGCCTTCCTCGACGCCTCCGGCCTCATCAacttctcggcctcctcctcgtcctcgggcaCCGCGTCGCGGCAGCAGGAGGTGGGGGTCGTCGTGGAGGCGCCCGTGGGGTTGCAGGtgacgccgcggccgccggcgtcctaCTTCGCCGAGGAGAAGCGGGGAGGGGCgggcgaggagagggagaatGGGTTCCGCCTGCCCCCGCTGACCTCCTACAGTGATGTGTTTGGAGAATGGACGCCTGGGAAGGTCCCTATATGTGGGTTTTGCGGCGAGGAGTGCAATGATGAGAAGTTTGAGACGTTGCAG GATGGTTTTAAAGTATGTTCAAAGTGTTCCAAAAGCAATAATGATAACAAGGGAGAAGGGAATAAATGTCCTGGTGACAAAAAGGAGAGTGTGGACAACCATGCTTCCAGTGCATGGACAGATGCGGAGACGTTACTCCTTTTAGAAGGAGTCCTAAAACATGGAGATGACTGGGATCTTATTGCCCAGCATGTCCGCACAAAGAATAAATCAGAATGCATAGCAAGGCTTATTCAGTTGCCTTTTGGTGAACATATGCTGGGCACAATAAATGGTAAATCTGTTAGCAGGCTCCATATGAACCAGGCAACTGATGGAAAAATGAACCAGCACATTACGAAGGAGTCTTCAAGCCACTCAACTGAAATGGTTGATGGCATGCAGATTGATGGAAATGAAGATAGTGCTGATAAATCAGTTGAAGAACATCCTCCTACAAAACGCAGACGGTTATTTTCTTCAATGGATGCTACCGCTTCATTAATGGAGAAG TTAGCACTCCTGACAACATCAAGTAGCCCAGATGTtgttgctgcagctgctgatgcTGCGATTAAAGCTTTGGGCAATGAAAACCCGGAAGCAAGGAAAGCCTTTCGCCTCAGTGAGCGAGAATTTAAGACTAAGGCATTCGCTTCAAACCATGCCCAACAGAT CGATCACAAAGTTGGCAATAAGGATGTGGAAATGCATGGCCGGACTGGTTCTG ATAAGAAGCAGGAAAAGAAGTTCATTGCTAATGCATACCAAGTGAGGGCAGCTGTTGCTACTGCTATTGGTGTAGCTGCTGCCCGTGCTAAAATGCTCGCAGACCAGGAGGAGCGAGAAATGGAGCTCCTAATGGCATCAATAATTGAAACTCAG CTAAGAAAGATGCAATACAAGATCAAACACTATGAGGAGCTAGAGTCGGTCATGGAGCAGGAGCATGCCACTACGCAGCAAGTGAAGGGATCCCTCGTGAATGAATGGCTAAAGGTCCTGGAGCAAGCATTCCGGACTGGAGTGTCACTACCGAGAGATGAATTGCTCATAAAGCTGTTCCTGAACCAGTCCACTGCATGA
- the LOC117864121 gene encoding SWI/SNF complex subunit SWI3A-like isoform 2 (isoform 2 is encoded by transcript variant 2) — MAKKSKAPAAVAAAEAAADEMGVSSPQGSAHGSEGSGEKEGAFLLGQPTWEDAGGGRWRCAETGHELPEREKEAYARSRACRLALIDHAVARKKPPLNAFKPHPEHKSKLVCNITGDTINKSEEHIWKHINGKRFLNKLEKLEEQMVSGEKANEETAKSNEVAKKGKSSKKDKKGKKKTNVASPSLPREPKPEMDDSDDPEFWMPPVGSRWDDDDGKDRWESSPGKNEGGSDDGGGGDNDDDNSEDMADKDDAESRVLASRTKRMSLEAVGPSSFASRKKKPKKEQ, encoded by the exons ATGGCGAAGAAGAGCAAGGCCccggctgccgtcgccgccgcggaggctgCGGCGGATGAGATGGGCGTCTCGAGTCCCCAGGGCTCCGCCCACGGCAGCGAGGGCAGCGGGGAGAAGGAGGGCGCCTTCCTTCTGGGCCAGCCGACCTGGGAGGACGCcggtggcgggcggtggcgTTGCGCGGAGACGGGGCACGAACTGCCGGAGCGGGAGAAGGAGGCGTACGCGCGGTCCCGCGCCTGCCGCCTCGCGCTCATCGACCACGCTGTCGCGCGCAAGAAGCCGCCGCTCAACGCCTTCAAGCCCCACCCCGAGCACAA ATCGAAGCTGGTATGCAACATTACAGGGGATACAATCAACAAGTCGGAGGAGCATATATGGAAGCACATCAACGGGAAGAGATTTCTTAACAAGCTAG AAAAGCTAGAAGAACAGATGGTTTCTGGTGAGAAGGCTAATGAAGAAACTGCAAAGTCAAATGAAGTGGCAAAGAAGGGCAAGTCAAGCAAGAAGGACAAGAAGGGCAAGAAGAAAACTAATGTTGCCAGTCCTTCTTTGCCACGAGAACCTAAACCAGAGATGGATGATTCGGATGATCCAGAATTTTGGATGCCTCCTGTCGGAAGTCGctgggatgatgatgatgggaaAGACAGATGGGAGTCCTCACCGGGGAAGAATGAAGGCGGTTCTG atgatggtggtggtggtgataaTGATGATGACAACAGTGAGGATATGGCTGACAAGGATGATGCTGAATCAAGGGTACTTGCTTCAAG GACAAAGCGAATGTCACTAGAAGCAGTCGGGCCAAGTAGCTTCGCTTCAAGGAAGAAAAAACCCAAGAAGGAGCAGTAA